The following proteins are encoded in a genomic region of Dyadobacter sp. UC 10:
- the sucC gene encoding ADP-forming succinate--CoA ligase subunit beta, with protein sequence MNIHEYQGKSVLKKYGVRIQEGLVADTPDKAVEVARELSQQTGTKWYVVKSQIHAGGRGKGRIVGTEQRGVALAKSVEDVRTISNNILGKVLVTHQTGPDGKRVNKVLIAEDVYYPGASEPKEYYLSILLDRGRNCNVIMASTEGGMDIEEVAEHTPEKIMKEWIDPKVGLQPFQARKVAFALGLEGDAFKEMVKFITSLYKAYVESDSSMFEINPVLKTSDNKILAVDAKVDLDDNALYRHPELAEMRDTNEEDPLEVEAGANNLNYVKLDGNVGCMVNGAGLAMATMDLIKLSGGEPANFLDVGGGANARTVEAGFRIILKDPNVKAILINIFGGIVRCDRVAAGVVEAYKAIGEIPVPIIVRLQGTNAEEGARIINESGLKVSSAIEFKEAAAKVSEVLAELGV encoded by the coding sequence ATGAATATTCACGAATATCAAGGCAAAAGCGTTCTTAAAAAATACGGTGTGCGTATTCAGGAAGGTCTCGTCGCCGACACGCCTGATAAGGCAGTGGAAGTAGCACGCGAGCTAAGCCAGCAAACGGGCACCAAATGGTATGTTGTAAAATCACAAATTCACGCCGGTGGCCGTGGTAAAGGCCGTATCGTTGGAACCGAGCAACGTGGCGTAGCACTTGCCAAATCAGTAGAAGATGTCAGGACGATCTCCAATAATATTCTGGGTAAAGTACTGGTAACTCACCAGACTGGTCCGGATGGAAAACGCGTAAACAAAGTACTTATTGCCGAAGACGTTTACTACCCAGGCGCAAGCGAGCCGAAAGAATACTATCTGTCAATCCTTTTGGATCGTGGCAGAAACTGCAATGTGATCATGGCCAGCACCGAAGGCGGGATGGACATCGAAGAAGTTGCAGAGCATACTCCTGAAAAAATCATGAAGGAATGGATCGATCCGAAAGTTGGATTGCAACCGTTCCAGGCACGTAAAGTAGCATTTGCACTTGGATTGGAAGGCGATGCTTTCAAAGAAATGGTGAAATTCATCACTTCCCTTTACAAAGCCTACGTAGAAAGTGACTCATCGATGTTCGAAATCAACCCGGTTTTGAAAACATCTGATAATAAAATATTGGCGGTTGACGCGAAAGTAGACCTGGATGACAATGCATTGTACCGTCACCCTGAACTGGCCGAAATGCGTGACACCAACGAAGAAGATCCTTTGGAAGTAGAAGCAGGTGCTAATAACCTGAACTACGTTAAATTGGATGGAAACGTAGGTTGCATGGTGAACGGCGCGGGACTTGCGATGGCGACCATGGATCTGATCAAACTTTCGGGCGGAGAGCCTGCTAACTTCCTGGATGTTGGGGGTGGCGCGAATGCACGTACCGTAGAAGCAGGTTTCCGTATCATTCTCAAAGATCCTAATGTAAAAGCGATCCTGATCAACATCTTCGGCGGTATCGTTCGTTGCGATCGTGTTGCTGCGGGTGTAGTGGAGGCTTACAAAGCGATCGGCGAAATTCCTGTACCGATTATCGTTCGTCTGCAAGGAACGAATGCCGAGGAAGGTGCCAGGATTATCAACGAATCCGGATTGAAAGTTTCTTCTGCAATAGAATTCAAAGAAGCTGCGGCGAAGGTTTCAGAAGTACTGGCCGAGCTGGGCGTTTAA
- a CDS encoding ABC transporter ATP-binding protein, with protein MNLLQANGIRRTYGSLQVLKGIDLEVKKGEIVAIVGPSGAGKSTFLHILGTLDRPEEGQVFIDGVNVFDQKDKDLARFRNEKIGFIFQFHNLLAEFTALENVCMPGYINGQTSEKEIMQRGRELLDLLGLGGRMDHLPSQLSGGEQQRVAVARALLNKPAIVLADEPSGNLDSHTALDLHQLFFKLRDDIGQTFIIVTHNEELAGMADRRLVMQDGKMLS; from the coding sequence ATGAATTTACTTCAGGCAAATGGGATCAGGCGTACATATGGTTCTTTACAGGTTTTGAAGGGTATTGATCTGGAAGTAAAAAAGGGTGAGATCGTCGCAATAGTAGGGCCTTCGGGTGCTGGCAAAAGTACTTTTCTGCATATTCTGGGCACTTTGGACAGGCCGGAAGAAGGGCAGGTTTTCATTGACGGTGTGAATGTTTTCGATCAGAAAGACAAAGATCTGGCGAGGTTCAGGAATGAAAAGATCGGCTTCATTTTTCAGTTTCACAACCTGCTCGCGGAGTTTACGGCGCTGGAAAATGTGTGCATGCCGGGCTACATAAATGGACAAACCAGCGAAAAAGAGATAATGCAAAGAGGAAGAGAGCTGCTTGATTTGCTGGGTCTTGGCGGACGAATGGATCACTTACCTTCTCAGTTATCAGGCGGGGAGCAGCAGCGTGTTGCGGTGGCGCGCGCATTACTTAATAAGCCTGCTATCGTACTGGCCGACGAGCCCAGCGGGAATCTCGATTCGCATACCGCGCTCGATCTGCACCAGCTGTTTTTTAAGTTGCGGGATGATATCGGACAGACATTCATTATCGTCACCCATAACGAAGAACTCGCCGGAATGGCCGACCGCCGGCTAGTTATGCAGGACGGAAAAATGCTTTCTTAA